Proteins found in one Thalassomonas actiniarum genomic segment:
- the nhaC gene encoding Na+/H+ antiporter NhaC: protein MTDTPLKKSPSMVDTFIPVLALVAMLATAVGYFGDNSSYGPNQIALLISMGLAMVIGLKNGHSWREMEKAVVNGISLSLGAVLILLSVGALIGTWLLSGTVPTMIYYGLKILDPSWFYAAACIICGIVAMSIGSSWTTAATIGVALLGIAQGLGLSPAITAGAVISGAYFGDKISPLSETTNLAPAVAGSELFAHIRYMLWTTVPSISTAIVIFLILGFSETSSADTNAIDMMNSQLAQQFNLSIFNLIPLVVLLAMAIKKVPAFPAVSIGALLGGVWAVLFQQDLIMRLASEGSEAFAGNLMVVWTAFFDGVAIETGDAELNKLLSGGGMSSMLTTIWLIMCALSFGAVLEHLGMLRKLVESILAAAKSTGSLIASTVATCIGTNLITADQYMAIVMPGRMYKEEYQRRGLDPVVLSRTLEDSGTITSPLIPWNTCGAYMSSVLMVNPLEYIFYCFFNLINPMLAIVYGMIGFKIKKLVKSS from the coding sequence ATGACAGACACTCCTTTGAAAAAATCTCCCAGTATGGTCGATACCTTTATCCCGGTATTAGCCCTGGTGGCCATGCTAGCCACTGCAGTAGGTTACTTTGGTGATAATTCATCTTATGGTCCCAATCAGATTGCCTTATTGATCAGTATGGGCCTGGCGATGGTCATAGGATTAAAGAATGGCCATAGCTGGCGTGAAATGGAGAAAGCCGTGGTTAACGGTATTTCATTATCCCTGGGGGCTGTGCTGATTTTACTTTCCGTAGGCGCATTAATCGGTACCTGGTTATTATCCGGCACTGTACCGACCATGATCTACTATGGTTTGAAAATTTTGGATCCCAGCTGGTTTTATGCCGCCGCCTGTATTATTTGTGGCATAGTAGCCATGAGTATCGGCAGCTCCTGGACGACGGCGGCTACCATAGGTGTTGCCTTGCTCGGCATAGCACAGGGCCTGGGGTTATCGCCGGCCATTACCGCGGGTGCGGTCATTTCCGGGGCATATTTTGGCGATAAAATCTCTCCACTGTCTGAAACTACCAACCTGGCCCCGGCTGTTGCCGGCAGCGAGTTATTCGCCCATATCCGCTATATGTTATGGACTACGGTGCCTTCGATCTCAACGGCAATCGTGATTTTCCTGATACTGGGTTTTTCTGAAACCTCCAGCGCGGATACCAATGCCATCGATATGATGAATAGCCAGCTGGCACAGCAGTTTAACCTCAGTATTTTTAACCTTATTCCCTTAGTTGTACTGTTAGCGATGGCGATTAAAAAAGTACCGGCTTTTCCCGCGGTTTCTATCGGCGCGCTGTTAGGGGGAGTATGGGCGGTATTGTTCCAGCAGGACTTGATCATGCGCCTGGCAAGCGAAGGCAGTGAGGCGTTTGCCGGTAATCTTATGGTGGTATGGACCGCCTTTTTCGACGGCGTAGCAATCGAAACCGGCGATGCCGAGCTGAACAAGCTGTTAAGCGGTGGTGGTATGTCAAGTATGTTAACGACCATCTGGCTGATCATGTGTGCGTTAAGTTTTGGTGCTGTGCTTGAGCATTTAGGCATGTTGCGTAAGCTGGTGGAGTCTATTCTTGCCGCCGCGAAATCAACCGGCAGCCTGATTGCCAGTACGGTTGCCACCTGTATCGGTACTAACTTGATCACCGCAGATCAATATATGGCGATTGTGATGCCCGGGCGTATGTATAAAGAAGAATATCAGCGCCGGGGACTGGATCCTGTGGTATTAAGCCGTACTTTGGAAGACTCAGGCACCATTACTTCGCCGCTTATTCCCTGGAATACCTGTGGCGCCTATATGTCCAGCGTGTTGATGGTTAATCCTCTGGAATATATCTTCTATTGCTTCTTTAACCTGATCAATCCGATGCTGGCGATTGTTTATGGCATGATCGGATTTAAAATAAAAAAATTGGTTAAAAGCAGCTAA